TACTTCAAAGGCCGCCCCCCACTCCAGACCTGGACACAGTTCATGGGGCAAAGCTAGTGTGACTGGCCCTACAACCTTTTCGTCCGTTCAAAATATGGCACTAGTTGGGGGGGGTAATACTTGCAGATTAGGAAGTATTATATGGAGGTCTTTCAAAGTTCTGCTACAAGACAGATGCTTTGGAATGAAGACTGCCAAGATTTTCACagtgtcagctagggttgccaacctccaggtactagctggagatctcctgctattacaactgatctccaggcaatagagatcagttcacctggagaaagtggttgctttggccattggactctatggcattgaagtccctaccctccccaaaccctgccctcctcaggctctgccccaaaaaccactcactggtggcgaagagggacctggcaaccctagtgccagcatatgaagctgccttatcctgagtcagatcactggtctgtCAAGGGTAGcgttgtccactctgactggcagcgtctctccggGATCTCAAGCAGAGGCCGGTCACGTCGGCTaatacctgacccttttaacttagggttgccaactccaggctggggaatacctggagatttgggggtggagcctggggagggcgggatttggggagggacttcaatgccatagagtccaatggccaaagcggccattttctccagggaaactgatttctatcacccggagatcagttgtaatagcaggcaatctccacccaccacctggaggttggcaaccctgttttaactggagatgccagggactgaacctgggactttctgtatgcagtCCCCCAGTTGATTTCTGATCAAGGTTTTATAAACGGTATGCCTGTTAGCTATGATAATTGAATGGCTCCTCCACGTACGGAGTAAGTATATGTTAGTGCCAGTGGCCGGGAACAGGGGGAAAATAGTGTCTAACATGTTTGCTTCTCGCAGACGTCTGGGCAGTCAGCTTTAGAAACTGAATGCTAAAATAGATGGATTCTGTAGCGTAgggatccccagcctttttgagcctgcaggcacatctggaattctgatgcGGCATGGTGGACACagcaacagaatggctgccacaaaatggaaaCCGCAGGAGGTGGCGCCAACCAAAAAACGATCGCCACAGTTTCACTTGAGTAGTAccgtgcagatccttgtgctgtggtggcagctgctaccaaagcaacatttttaaaatcaaaatcaaatctgcaatagtcaaccagaagccttgccaggcaaaagccctaccccacttcctaaaaacacttggcgggcaccggAAAAGGTGTCGGTAGGCGCCATGGCATCCacgggcaccacgctggggactccTGCTGTGGTGTTACGCTCTTCTTGACAGATGTAGACAGACAGAAAGGCTATGAAACACAATGCTTTGCTTTATTTGCTGAAGAACAGCAGAGGTCACAAATGTCTGGAAAGAGCTATCTTACACGATGGGGGGGGGACTGCGTGGACCTCTGGTACAGCACCTGGTACGCAAATGGTATTACATAGCAGCAGTGGTGAGGACTGTCAGGAGAGAGGACTCAGGGGGACCATTTTCCTCTTTTGCAAACACTCACACACGCCTTAGTATACCGTCTCTGCACTGCTCAGTTTCTGGCAGGATGCTAAGTCCTCGTCCGGTGGTACCAGGCAACCCTTGGCTAAATCTGACCCTGCAGCATAGGAAGCTGGTGCCAGCCAGTTTCTGGGTGTACCTTCCCGGTGCTCCGTCGCCAGCTCAGCTGCCCTCTTGCCCATGGTGAGGATCCCGGCGGCCTGGCTGCTGGAGCCGTGCAGGAGGCGATAGAGCCGGTTCTGGAAAGCCTTGGCGGCCACCGCGTCGCTCCGCTTGCCAAGGGTCAGGATGCCGGCCGCATGGTTGCCCATGCCGTGGAGCAGCTCGAGAATACGGCAGGAGCAGCTCTTCTGACGGCAACAGTTTGGCACGGCGTGTTTGGCTACCGTGAAGGAgcacagcaagaagagcaggagcAGCGAGGTGGCGTTGCGGATCTGTGAGGAGACAGAGCAGACTTAACAGCTGGGAAAGCCCTTGTACATTCCTGCCAGAGGAATAACTGGGGGTGCCCTGCCCCACAGTGTCTTCAAGGCAAGAATTGTTGGAATTGGCAAGGTCCAGCCTGCAATGGAATTAGACGATGACCCTGCAGGGAGTGGGCAAGTGGTCACCCAGATAAGACTGTGAGGTTAGGGTCTTTTCCATTCCTTTTATATGTTACCTCTTGTCTACTTTGtccggagccagtgtggtgtagtggtgggtcggagcggtggtctctgatctggagaaccgggtttgattccccacccctccacatgagcagcggaggctaatctggtgaactgggtttgtttccccactcctccatatgaaaccagctgggtgactttgggccagtcaccctctctcagccccacctacctcacagggtgtctgttgtggggaggagaagggaaggtgattgtaatcccgtttgattcttccttaagtgggagagaaagtccgcatataaaaccaacttttcttcttatccttagactgatattctcatGGCCATTTCCTGCTTTATCTCGCAACTCACTTCTCCCTCTCCTCTTAGCCAGTGAGGTAGTTAGATGACTCTAAGCTTTCCAATCTATTATGTAGTTCCTTAATAAACATTTATGTTTATCTTTCATCGGAAAGCGTGGGATTTTGCTGCATGACTCGCACTCTACCAACATTTGGTTATGGGCCCCCCGTCGTCTGTTCTACCGATTAAAGTAAAAGTTTGCCGGAGACTCTGAAGAGCCAGTGGACAAAGGATCTAAGATGGTGACCACCCGTGGAGAACGTTATGGCCCCCGCATTGATGTGCTAACAGAATTAAATTTATCCTGTTGGGGAAATCAGAATAAAAGCACTTTCGCAACAGGAGAAACTGGGATGTGGTCAGATCCGGCAGACGCAGCTCTACAGACAGTGTGGGACAAACAAAATTATCAGGCAAAAGGGTTTATAATTTAAACTGTCTGTGTTAGATTAATTATGAAAATGCCAACAAGAATAGCGCAAGGGTGCTTCAGCTAGCGCAGgttttctacacatgtggtggagctgcagtagagcccaaacatattggatgaaagtgattgaaatcatatccaggggccttgaaattgttattccagtaagaccagaaacaattgtattaaattattttccagataaaccaaagattattcaagttatgtttttccatatactaacagttgcaagaacaaatcttgcgagatattggaaagGCAAAAaactccctgatttaaataattggcttgataaggttaaagaaacctatgatttaattaagttgacgacttataataatgacaaaaatacagaagaactggatgctcgctggaatgtaacaatttcaaagatggaaaaaacactccaatgtgtaaatcgcagtgagggagggaagtgacaaccatgcggattttagataaatcGACAGAGTAGTGCTTGGTTCACtattatggatattttagttatattagcagcgcGGTCTTAGTTTCttctcaagaatttgtattatgagtattttagtaatggtatatttccattttcttttgttgttgtatttccgtttTCCTTTgttgtattctcattttctcttaatatatatatttttttaaggaaTAGTGCAAGGGTCCTTTTGCTACCGACTGAACCATGGACTTGGCTTTTACAGAGAACAAGTTGGGGACCCATGAGGGATCGCAGGAGAAGGAGATAAATTATTTTGCAATCTTCCCCTTCTGGATTCTATAATCTCTTGAGTGAGGCTATTTCCTCAGTTCCCCCTAGGTTTCCTTTTTAATTGGGTCTCAACTGCTCTGGACATTTCACACCTCTTGGTGCATGCTGAGCCCTGATCAGGCACTTTTTTGAGGTCTTTAGTCAATTCACAAAGCCATTTggggagtcaaaaagggcaagagtccagtagcaccttaaagactaacaaaaatattttctggtagggtatgagctttcgtgagccacagctcacttcttcatttgGGGAGGGAGTGTATTGCTGGCATGTGTGTATATAGAAACCCCTGTCTTGTCTGTAGCTGGCCTGATTTTGCTTCTTTTGTGACTGGCgcaagccataagaacataagaagagccattcttgatcagaccaaggcccatcaagtccagcagtctgctcacacagtggccaaccaggtgcctctaggaagcccatgagcaagaagactgcagcagcattgtcctgcctgtgtttcacagcacctaatataataggcctgctcctctgatactagagagaataggtatgcatcatgactagtatctattttgactactagccatggatagacctccataaacatgtccactcccttcttaaagcctttcaaataTAGGTTGTTATGTACAAAGTGGAAATACTGAGTCTTCTTGGTATTATTTCCAGAAGGTTCAGGGATGACCAGTTGTCAGAGGTGCGGGTGTCTCAATGTACAGGTGAGGGTGTGGCATTAGAAGGAAAGGTTTGGATTTGTTAGTCACTAAGCAAGAGACAGCCTCCATTTGAACTAAAACTGAACTAGGTTTGCAATTAAAATTGACATGAATCAACTTCACCAACTTAAGGAGTagtaacagccagtgtggtataggggttaagagcggcccactctaatctggtgaaccaggttcaattccccactactccacgtgaagcctgttgggtgatcttgggctagtcacagttctctccaaactctctcagccccacctacccacctgtctgttgtggggaggggaagggaaagctttgagactccttaaagggagagaaaatcagggtataaaaaccaactcttcttcttcatcatcatccggGTCATTCAGCTAGAAATGAGACAAGACTTGCAAAATGCTTTAAACAAAACCTTtcattccttcccttccctttctcccgctCCCTCTGTTGTATATCCTTGATTCTTTAActccgctttgagacttcttaaggtagagaaaagcagggtataaaaaccaactctaaaaACTCAGACATTTTGGTTTTGCACAGTCTACTCTATTTTTGGAAACTAAAATTCCACTTTGTGTCCACCTAGATGTTTTAAATGAATGCATTTAGGCATATTCAAGATCTTTCAGTAGCTTAGACGCAACTATTCTGTGTTACGCTTTCTGTGCACACTTGTTTAGTAGCATCCTGTTTTACTGGATCAGACTAACATCCACCAACCCATGGATTCTTTGCAAGAATGTCAGTAACCAGCAAtccataggtttgccagctgTGATTTTGACAGCTGTGATTGAAGTTAatcaatgtgtttttaatgtaacaaaatttcaaaatgtggggtgtgggggggaacccaagGGTTAAAAAAAGTTCATAAATCAAAGGAGTCCTGAGTTAAGAGGGCAAAAAAGCAAAAAGGGGACGGACAAAATGAAAGGTTTTGCATAAGGATCTCCACCGTGAAATGAAGGCTATTTATCATACTGAGAAATAAGTCAGCAGCAAAATGGGAGGTAGCCAAGCTTGTAGCCAATATAATCATTCAAGTCAATGAACCCCCGAGCAGGGCTGCAAAAACATATCTCCAAACTAGATAAATGAGCGATGGAATGGAATTTCAGTGTAAGGAAGGGTATAATGATGTGTATGTGGaggcaaacaaagaaaaaaagaaagtcaaACTGCATAAATACTGATGAGACGGGAATTGGCTCTAGCTGCACAACAAAGAAGTCTTGGTAACGTTCACTGAAAATGTCAGATTAATATATATCAATGGCTGCAGAGAAGACAGAATTCTTATTAGGAACATAGTTGAAAATAAAGACGCATGCGTCATAATGGCATTATCTAAGGCCATCCGATGGCTCGGTTTAGACTCCTGTGAGCGGTGCTGATTCCTCATCTCCGAAAGGGTACCAAAGCACAGGGAAAAAGGACGGAAAAGAGAAATCAGAGGGTCGGAGTTTGAGGTTTTTAAGTTTTAAGCATAAAAAAAAGCTGCAGTGGGTATTATAAGACGGTGAAAATGTTCTCAACCCTAAAATGCCAAGACACTTATTAAAACTAACTAGTGGCCATCCAGAACAGAAGTGGTATTTCTCACAACGTGTCTCTGAATTCGCCAAAACAGGATGTGCCAGATagccttaaaaaaagaagaattggtcaAAATCCATGATATCTTTGGCTATTATTCTTGATAACAATGAATAGAAACTGGCCAGGTGGACCCAACTGAGTGAGAAGAAAATTCTCGTTTCCTCTTCTACCCTCCCTTTCCACTCTGTTTTGATAATCTAGCCTCCTTTTGGCTCATTTGGTTGCCTACTTCTGTTCCATCTTCCAGGATTTATTTTCTGCAGGAATAACTTCTTCAACAAGCTCTTCTCTTCCCGAAGAACCTCTTCTAGGTAAGTTTCCCTTGCAAAGCCTTTCCCAACCACCCTGATTTACCTCATTTGTTCCTTGgctgcttctcccctcccctcccctcccctattcTCTGTACCCATTTGTCAGACCTGCACCTTTTCCTTCCATCCTAACCCAGAAAGCAGGCATAGCAATGCTTCCGTGCTCAGTCACACAGTGGGAAATCAGGGGGGGCTCCCAAAGGAGACAATGCACAGGAAGCAAGAATCTATCTTTCAATGCACCAACTTTAGCTTGATGCAAGCTTCCATGTTTTACAGCATTCTTCTGACCGACGAATTCTGTAGTACTCTGAAGATGTCCTGGTTCTGTAAGGAGTCCTCTAAGCACCCAATTAGATGTTACAGCATGCTGTAACATCTAGTTTAGCCCTATcagattgcttttttaaaaaacctacttTGTGTATCTCCTTCTCAAGCTCAGGTTGGTATACGTTTGTCCTATctacagctccccctccccaccaggccGATCTGGCATCTCCAACCCAATGTAACCATTACCTTAGTATTGTGGGTCTCCATAGTTTGGGGGAATCTTCAGGCCCCCCAAGCGGCCTTGTGTCATAACCTTCCAGGGGTGAAGCTCTCTGCAACTGCTTGCAGAGGTGGAGGATTTATAGGGTCAGGCTCTGAGCAGCCATTGGACACCTCCCTCGTTCTCATTCACGACCCTGGcaattgcagtgccccaaacaATACCTTTCCTCCCCACAGACCCCGTAGGTTGGGtcagaaaagagaggaaggatcCCTTTGTACACCGTTTCTTGGAAACAGACCAAGACGTCTACCTGCCTTTGTTGTTTCCCTCCGCTGCTAATGAATCTGTCTGAGGAAACTCGGCAGCCAGACATGAGCCACAAAAGCGGCAGAAGGCTCGGTCGGGATAATGAGACGGGCCTGTCCTTGTTTGCATGGAGCCATTACGCTAATTACCTTCAAAAACGGCGAAGGGGAAGCGAGCGGCCGCCTTTTTGTTGCTTGGCGCTGGCACGTGGTATTGGCACATTTCCATGGTGGCCCGTGGCACTCGGAGGCTCTCAGCATGCATGGACGGGTGCTATGTGGGTGCCGTCGCCATGCCGCACCCCCAGATCTTAGCTCTACTTTTCCACTTCCCAAAGAAAGGGTCCCCAAACTAAGGGGCAAGACATCATGAAACGAAGAACGTCAAAATGTGAAGCAGAGTGCTACTTTATGGAGAACGGCTGGGTCTGCGCGAGAGAGGcgacatccaaatcacaagatgtcatagttccgcggcacactgcgttggtcaggccgcacctggagtattgtgtgccgttctggaggcctcacttcgaaaAGGATATGTGGACAGTATGGAGCGGGTGAAGAAGAgggacgaggatgatcgggggcctggagaccaagccctgcgaggaaaggccgagggagctgggaatgtttagtttggaggaggttggggggggacatgattgctctcatgaagtatttgaagggctgtcaccgagaagagggcagggagctgtccctgttggcgGCAGAGGATAGGCCTCGCAATTATGAGTCTAAATGGCAggaggatattaggaaaacattttttacagtaagagttgtccgacagtggaatcggctacctagggaggtggtgagctccccctcactggcactctttaagcagaggctggacaaacacttgtcagggatgctctaggctgatcctgcattgagcagggggttggactagatggcctgtatggccccttccaactctgtaattctgTGATTCCATTCTAGGCTATGTAGAAACAAAAGATCGTCCACGCGACCCTGCTTTCTCTGTCAACAGCTTGAGAGATGAGGCAGGAGGTAACCAGAGATGGGGTAatatattttgtcacttgttgatgttacaacatatctggaaacaattttttttttgccccagacACTCAtgtgagcaaattaccatgctgaaaagacctatgattggtgtGACTAACTGACATCTAGCCACACCGGATATACGGTTTATAAATTTCTGAtataataccttgtaaagtgcacATCTGGATGTggttttaataatcatgttttgtataatttgaccactgaggaaagcccaagaggctgaaacgcgtttggtctattggccatttatattttgtatagaATCaacggtgttgattatttttgtaactgtttatacCGGTGGTTTTATATgaagcctgtattccaggcccattTTGTTGTGTACACCTAATACATATATTCCTTTATAAGAATTTTTGGTTTCCAGCTCAGCCCTCAGGTTCCCTGGacttttctggttgagttctttcccccttttttggtggtggcacctcGCTTGAGGAATGTCCTTCCCCACTGAGACTCACCTGGCGCCTCCGTTGCTCTCTTCTAggctctaggtcaggggtggggaaccttttttccaccaagggccatttgtatatttataatatcatttgcgggccctacaaaattatcaacttaaaaattagccgaccaagccccaagcaggcagctgccccagatgaccaccccccccggcacgggcaagcaggcaagcatccaaccggtggcgcagtcgcccacctggtggcaaaggatggtctgttgcaccaaccgggcgtagccatccagccacacactggagttgctcctgctccgcatggtcggggccggattctacagccggctcctgctacctccacctgcagggatgaaatgaggacacactggctaagaactcccccccccccccgcgtgcattctggccctgccccctttaacccctccgttgtcgccacttctgcccctagccctcttgtagtacagagggaatccacggcctgggtgggaaagagtaaacacagtttcttgggcggttctaggagctccatagctaacaactcttcggcaagggggggggagttccttttcttggcaaaacaaactcacatctgccttgaatagaggcaatTCCTgccgcaggagggggtggatcagcagtcttagatccttctgagctagatatctgccaggacccacgaagggccagaccaaatgatttcatgggccttatacagcccctgggcctgactttccccactAGGTCAAAacgtttctgttcacccaggcctTTAATTAAGTAGTCTTTTAACACCATTTTAGTATGCTTTTAGTCaaacttttattttaaagttgTCCTTTTAAGCTGCTCCATggtcttatgtttttatgccatggCTGGGTCTCTAATGCTGGGTTTTAACTAATAGGTTTaaattttttgtttttatcactttttttttttttgtaagcagCCTCAGAcagattccctggagaggcagcatcaaAATTTGTTAAACACATAACTAAACAGAAGTGGACTGAAGTTTTACACACATTGAAACTGCAGCAAAATTccaatttcttttttgttttttttaaagcttttcaaaTTTGATTTTTGCCAATCCAACTCggagaaaaatgaaaacaaacttaACTCTTCCATCTTATTGATGGATGTTTGAAACATTTCTCAATCTAAAACCATCACCATTAACGGCAAACTTTGGAAGAGGAGTCAGATTACAACAATCACACTTTTGACAATAAATGGGTTTGGTTTTGCACATATCCTTCCTACTAAAAAAACATGTTAAGATTGAACGGGCTTACTCTGAGTGGAACTCAGGATTGTATGGAGACCGTGACTTGAGTGGAGGGAGGGAATGGACCCCTCCCCAAGGATATACACGTGGATTCTAGAGTTCTGGTCCCAGAATCAAACAGTGTCTAATTTGACCCAATGGCCTAAGTGTCAATATGCAAGATTCGCTCAACAGAAATAAAATGGACAGGAAGGAAGCGTGATTCAATGCAAGACAATAAACAGCAGGTGGGAAGGGGATGCTGAATCCTTCCCTATGGACACTTACCTCTCCCCGCCCCAATAAAAATAGTTTCAGAgagcctg
This genomic window from Euleptes europaea isolate rEulEur1 chromosome 18, rEulEur1.hap1, whole genome shotgun sequence contains:
- the HCRT gene encoding hypocretin neuropeptide precursor, coding for METHNTKIRNATSLLLLFLLCSFTVAKHAVPNCCRQKSCSCRILELLHGMGNHAAGILTLGKRSDAVAAKAFQNRLYRLLHGSSSQAAGILTMGKRAAELATEHREGTPRNWLAPASYAAGSDLAKGCLVPPDEDLASCQKLSSAETVY